From Haloglomus litoreum, the proteins below share one genomic window:
- a CDS encoding CapA family protein, with protein MDRRLSRRALLRGAAVGATAGLAGCGYFEGVGGPERRRTATYQGRVTDLEGAPVADATVAALVGGSEPLATTTTDASGTFELSAGGAPVWVRVRHPDYVTETRAVGPNRTHRLPLTPDEGTVSMAFGGDVMFGRRFYAASDDPLEPQARLRPNARLADHRAVLRHVAPLFDAVDLGSVNLETPLTESTWRHPSKEFAFTSHPVAAEALADAGVDYTSLGNNHTFDALRPGLRDTLEAVSDAGLAHSGAGLSADDAWATATLERGDTTVAVVSCTTVTGERYDIDWSADATGRGPYTVTQGGRSLTFGDGIGAAGASEERITRAVESAREAADLVVVQVHGDTEYVRTPTDRMVRMVDAATRAGADLVVNHHPHVTGGLERRNGALVAWTLGNLVFDQELWETLRSYALVVHATDDGVLRAYTQPLVLDGYVPTPATGSLARGLTRETAGLSTDAAALASDGRRLEVGTPDLTGGGSRRTQRVEADGAIYTRTGGWVTDVSDRSGTVLLGRDRVFAGTFDNETVDGDGVGGALWRFSRDQVGWRVGYGSSGGVRLTAYPEDTRRSVLSPAARIPVDDRPLALTGRYRYGGDGGLSLLVSWYNAAEGISVQRRTVDLPATDDEWRLVTESLDPPANATYVNLFVYLDPSDDGARRAVVDDLRLVEWAPPETTGGREFDHLLVDGAATLELNGVGSSPSEWVRLSEQ; from the coding sequence ATGGACAGACGGCTCTCGCGCCGCGCGCTCCTGCGCGGAGCGGCGGTCGGGGCGACTGCCGGACTCGCAGGCTGTGGTTACTTCGAGGGGGTCGGCGGACCGGAACGGCGGCGGACGGCCACCTACCAGGGTCGGGTCACGGACCTCGAGGGAGCCCCCGTGGCCGACGCCACGGTGGCTGCGCTCGTCGGCGGGTCGGAGCCGCTCGCGACCACCACGACGGACGCGTCCGGTACGTTCGAGCTGTCGGCCGGGGGCGCCCCCGTCTGGGTGCGGGTCCGCCACCCGGACTACGTCACGGAGACGCGGGCGGTCGGCCCGAACCGGACCCACCGGCTCCCGCTCACGCCCGACGAGGGGACCGTCTCGATGGCGTTCGGCGGCGACGTCATGTTCGGCCGACGGTTCTACGCCGCCAGCGACGACCCGCTCGAACCGCAGGCGCGGCTCCGCCCGAACGCCCGACTGGCGGACCATCGGGCCGTCCTCCGGCACGTCGCGCCGCTGTTCGACGCCGTCGACCTCGGATCGGTCAACCTCGAGACGCCGCTGACCGAGTCCACCTGGCGGCATCCGAGCAAGGAGTTCGCGTTCACCTCCCACCCGGTCGCGGCCGAGGCGCTCGCCGACGCGGGGGTCGACTACACCTCGCTGGGCAACAACCACACCTTCGACGCCCTCCGCCCGGGGCTGCGTGACACGCTCGAAGCCGTCTCGGACGCGGGCCTCGCACACTCGGGCGCCGGGCTCTCGGCGGACGACGCCTGGGCTACCGCCACCCTCGAGCGCGGCGACACGACCGTCGCCGTCGTCTCCTGCACCACGGTCACGGGCGAGCGGTACGACATCGACTGGTCGGCCGACGCGACCGGCAGGGGACCCTACACCGTCACGCAGGGTGGGCGGTCGCTGACGTTCGGCGACGGCATCGGCGCCGCGGGGGCCAGCGAGGAGCGCATCACACGCGCGGTCGAGAGCGCCCGCGAGGCGGCCGACCTGGTCGTCGTGCAGGTCCACGGCGACACGGAGTACGTTCGCACCCCGACCGACCGGATGGTCCGGATGGTCGACGCCGCCACCCGGGCCGGGGCCGACCTCGTGGTCAACCACCACCCCCACGTGACGGGCGGGCTGGAGCGACGGAACGGGGCGCTCGTCGCCTGGACGCTCGGGAACCTCGTGTTCGACCAGGAGCTCTGGGAGACGCTCCGCTCGTACGCGCTGGTGGTCCACGCCACCGACGACGGCGTCCTGCGCGCGTACACGCAGCCGCTCGTCCTCGACGGCTACGTGCCGACCCCAGCGACCGGGTCGCTGGCCCGCGGCCTGACCCGGGAGACCGCCGGACTCTCGACCGACGCCGCGGCGCTCGCGAGCGACGGCCGACGGCTGGAGGTCGGCACGCCGGACCTGACCGGCGGGGGCAGCCGACGCACCCAGCGCGTCGAGGCCGACGGTGCCATCTACACGCGAACCGGCGGCTGGGTCACCGACGTGAGCGACCGGAGCGGCACGGTCCTCCTCGGCCGCGACCGGGTGTTCGCCGGGACCTTCGACAACGAGACCGTCGACGGCGACGGCGTCGGCGGCGCACTGTGGCGGTTCAGCCGCGACCAGGTCGGCTGGCGGGTCGGGTACGGGAGCTCCGGTGGCGTCCGGCTGACCGCCTACCCCGAGGACACCCGTCGGAGCGTGCTCTCGCCGGCCGCCCGCATCCCGGTCGATGACCGCCCACTCGCGCTGACCGGCCGGTACCGGTACGGCGGTGACGGCGGGCTCTCGCTCCTCGTCAGCTGGTACAACGCCGCCGAGGGCATCTCGGTCCAGCGCCGCACCGTCGACCTGCCGGCGACCGACGACGAGTGGCGACTGGTGACCGAATCGCTCGACCCCCCGGCGAATGCGACGTACGTCAACCTCTTCGTCTACCTCGACCCCTCCGACGACGGGGCGCGCCGTGCCGTGGTCGACGACCTCCGGCTCGTCGAGTGGGCGCCGCCGGAGACGACCGGCGGCCGCGAGTTCGACCACCTGCTCGTGGACGGGGCGGCCACGCTCGAACTGAACGGCGTGGGGTCGTCGCCGAGCGAGTGGGTGCGACTGTCGGAGCAGTGA
- a CDS encoding poly-gamma-glutamate biosynthesis protein PgsC/CapC yields MLVATLVAALGFVAVAVGTRRYGLRFGGTIVVGVLAVYTLKNFTTLPIFIGSTAVAYGALAVVKRYTLAYGRDEFIVAILAGSLVPSAVYVGAFLLPGPVELALYRSVFVGSLLSGIAAFNLHQLRPEHRLRDVGGLAAIYLGLLALGAALVGPSTRFLAEYTPLVLFARTSDIAVLRGAVVEGFVDPAFVARPVVIGLYALALGLSEAVRQAFGVRVGTVALGLVAVYTVSTWRLLALTLVTLAVVTVLVTAIHRGVILYGRALLSTSAALGVVVAIPVAALLGVSAGISSLFAGVVAGLGGYYVHLTPPTERRQQVAVAVAVFLPLVVLVRAVVPPGPEGIPQALGVAEVAGGLLVAAVALAVALHYRVEQPDDEAVLAASTLGEGGS; encoded by the coding sequence ATGCTCGTCGCGACGCTGGTGGCTGCACTCGGATTCGTCGCCGTGGCTGTCGGCACGCGGCGGTACGGACTCCGGTTCGGGGGGACGATCGTGGTCGGGGTGCTGGCGGTGTACACGCTGAAGAACTTCACCACGCTCCCCATCTTCATCGGGAGTACGGCCGTCGCCTACGGGGCGCTGGCGGTCGTCAAGCGATACACGCTCGCCTACGGCCGCGACGAGTTCATCGTCGCGATCCTCGCCGGGTCGCTGGTGCCGTCGGCGGTCTACGTCGGCGCGTTCCTCCTCCCCGGGCCGGTCGAACTGGCGCTCTACCGGTCGGTGTTCGTCGGGAGCCTGCTCTCGGGCATCGCGGCGTTCAACCTCCACCAGTTGCGCCCGGAACACCGACTCCGGGACGTGGGCGGGCTGGCCGCAATCTACCTCGGCCTCCTCGCGCTCGGCGCCGCACTGGTCGGGCCGTCGACCCGGTTCCTCGCGGAGTACACCCCGCTGGTCCTGTTCGCCCGGACCTCCGACATCGCGGTGCTCCGGGGCGCGGTCGTCGAGGGGTTCGTCGACCCGGCGTTCGTCGCCCGCCCGGTCGTCATCGGTCTGTACGCGCTCGCGCTCGGCCTCTCGGAGGCCGTCCGGCAGGCCTTCGGGGTCCGGGTGGGGACCGTGGCCCTCGGACTGGTCGCCGTCTACACCGTCTCGACCTGGCGGTTGCTGGCCCTGACCCTCGTGACGCTCGCCGTCGTGACCGTGCTGGTCACCGCCATCCACCGCGGCGTCATCCTCTACGGCCGGGCACTGCTGAGTACGAGCGCGGCACTGGGCGTCGTCGTCGCGATTCCCGTGGCGGCGCTGCTCGGCGTCTCGGCCGGTATCTCGTCGCTGTTCGCGGGTGTCGTAGCCGGCCTCGGCGGCTACTACGTGCATCTCACGCCGCCGACGGAGCGCCGCCAGCAGGTCGCCGTTGCGGTCGCCGTGTTCCTCCCGCTCGTGGTGCTCGTCCGGGCGGTCGTCCCACCCGGTCCCGAGGGAATTCCACAGGCGCTCGGCGTGGCGGAGGTGGCCGGGGGGCTCCTCGTGGCCGCCGTCGCCCTGGCCGTCGCGCTGCACTACCGCGTCGAACAGCCCGACGACGAGGCCGTACTCGCCGCGTCCACGCTCGGGGAGGGGGGGTCCTGA
- a CDS encoding PHP domain-containing protein — MTRIAHDYHTHSTYSDGSFLWSMVGAAADAGLEGIGITDHCNVSDSDDHRRRKKVMGFNLDSTYERRREGIEEIRDQFDIDVYDAVELDYEPDDEAAIRAFLDEAAFDYAVGSVHYLDGVNVHFGSYYADMPREERRALVDRYFEKLVALVESELFEIAAHPDLFERTAEFRGLASDDHYHEVAEAFRSSRTVPELNAGRALDDYGEFHPAPRFVEVLLEHDVAFTVGTDSHEPEAIGPRVEAIAEQFERYGIEPVQVV, encoded by the coding sequence GTGACCCGCATCGCCCACGACTACCACACGCACTCGACGTACTCGGACGGGAGCTTCCTCTGGTCGATGGTCGGGGCCGCCGCCGACGCCGGCCTGGAGGGCATCGGCATCACCGACCACTGCAACGTCTCCGACAGCGACGACCACCGCCGGCGCAAGAAGGTGATGGGGTTCAACCTCGACAGCACGTACGAGCGCCGGCGCGAGGGTATCGAGGAGATCCGCGACCAGTTCGACATCGACGTCTACGACGCCGTCGAACTGGACTACGAACCGGACGACGAGGCCGCCATCCGGGCGTTCCTGGACGAGGCGGCGTTCGACTACGCGGTCGGGAGCGTCCACTACCTCGACGGCGTCAACGTCCACTTCGGCTCCTACTACGCCGACATGCCACGCGAGGAGCGCCGGGCGCTGGTGGACCGCTACTTCGAGAAACTCGTCGCCCTCGTCGAGTCGGAGCTGTTCGAGATCGCCGCGCACCCGGACCTGTTCGAACGGACCGCGGAGTTCCGCGGCCTCGCGAGCGACGACCACTACCACGAGGTGGCCGAGGCGTTCCGGTCCTCGCGGACGGTCCCCGAACTCAACGCCGGCCGCGCGCTGGACGACTACGGCGAGTTCCACCCCGCCCCCCGCTTCGTCGAGGTCCTGCTCGAGCACGACGTCGCGTTCACCGTCGGTACGGACTCCCACGAGCCGGAGGCCATCGGCCCGCGCGTCGAGGCCATCGCCGAGCAGTTCGAGCGGTACGGCATCGAACCCGTGCAGGTCGTCTGA
- a CDS encoding DUF5518 domain-containing protein, giving the protein MVDWRAVGLGFLAHVVLGVFAFLAPGVGHVAVGLIGGFLTGYIAGGDLVNGAWNGLVAGALGGILLAVFAALALGTILGLVGGGGLGFLGGAGALVVGVVVALILAIDSAIGGAVGAAVAD; this is encoded by the coding sequence ATGGTCGACTGGAGAGCCGTCGGACTCGGCTTCCTCGCACACGTCGTACTGGGCGTTTTCGCCTTCCTCGCACCGGGCGTGGGGCACGTCGCCGTCGGGCTCATCGGTGGGTTCCTGACGGGCTACATCGCGGGCGGTGACCTCGTCAACGGCGCGTGGAACGGGCTCGTCGCCGGCGCGCTCGGGGGCATCCTGCTCGCGGTGTTCGCCGCGCTGGCACTCGGGACCATCCTCGGGCTGGTGGGCGGCGGCGGTCTCGGCTTCCTCGGCGGCGCCGGGGCACTCGTCGTTGGCGTGGTGGTCGCGCTCATCCTCGCCATCGACTCGGCCATCGGCGGGGCCGTCGGCGCGGCCGTCGCGGACTGA
- the hisE gene encoding phosphoribosyl-ATP diphosphatase, which yields MLDELFAVIESRKAELPEGSYTASLFTHEKGENAVLEKLGEETTELLLAAKDDDHEELAHEAADLVYHLLVLLAMKDMDVADLRAELAERR from the coding sequence ATCCTTGACGAGCTGTTCGCCGTCATCGAGTCCCGCAAGGCCGAACTCCCGGAGGGCTCGTACACGGCGTCGCTGTTCACCCACGAGAAGGGCGAGAACGCGGTGCTGGAGAAGCTGGGCGAGGAGACCACGGAGTTGCTGCTCGCCGCGAAGGACGACGACCACGAGGAACTGGCCCACGAGGCCGCCGACCTGGTCTATCATCTGCTCGTGCTGCTGGCGATGAAGGACATGGACGTGGCGGACCTGCGGGCTGAGCTGGCCGAGCGGCGGTAG
- a CDS encoding Mur ligase: protein MSERRGRGREYRETVQSVDTRIAVSGIRGKSTLVRLLHDVLHERGRDTFAKVTGDRPVTLTNGEERPIERRGAQVTLYENRALLTRAAEHLAAVGPEHVGVAIFENHAITEYTMRVFNETFLRPQVVAVPNIRTDHTETLGRTRQDIARSFARSIPPGTHVVCGERNDAIYDYFAAEVAARDATVTRVEVPAEHRDRPGAEVVFAVDKVLAAVDEPPADTGRLLDRLSRMQPAWRRLEGGQLVFNAAKVNDPESTELFRRQLAGADEAEGELICPFVFLRGDRRGRTESFVRYLNRLADHGLVDRAHVAGENGRSFARRAAVDVTVHDAATDAPEAVLDAVLAEGQPVMTMANTVHPFMRAFVAAMQERTVESVPIAAEVRPT, encoded by the coding sequence ATGAGCGAGCGCCGAGGACGTGGGCGGGAGTACCGCGAGACCGTCCAGTCGGTCGACACGCGCATCGCGGTCTCGGGCATCCGGGGGAAGTCGACGCTGGTCCGCCTGCTCCACGACGTCCTCCACGAGCGCGGGCGGGACACGTTCGCGAAGGTGACCGGCGACCGGCCGGTGACGCTCACCAACGGCGAGGAGCGACCCATCGAGCGCCGCGGCGCGCAGGTCACGCTCTACGAGAACCGTGCCCTGCTGACGCGCGCGGCCGAGCACCTGGCGGCGGTCGGCCCGGAGCATGTGGGGGTCGCCATCTTCGAGAACCACGCCATCACGGAGTACACGATGCGGGTGTTCAACGAGACGTTCCTCCGCCCGCAGGTCGTGGCCGTCCCGAACATCCGGACGGACCACACGGAGACGCTGGGGCGGACGCGCCAGGACATCGCGCGGTCGTTCGCCCGCTCGATCCCGCCGGGGACCCACGTCGTCTGCGGGGAGCGCAACGACGCCATCTACGACTACTTCGCCGCCGAGGTCGCCGCCAGGGACGCCACCGTCACCAGGGTCGAGGTTCCGGCTGAGCACCGCGACCGCCCCGGGGCCGAGGTCGTGTTCGCGGTCGACAAGGTGCTCGCGGCGGTGGACGAACCGCCGGCCGACACCGGCCGGCTGCTCGACCGGCTGTCGCGGATGCAACCCGCCTGGCGGCGGCTGGAGGGCGGGCAACTCGTGTTCAACGCCGCGAAGGTCAACGACCCCGAGAGTACGGAGCTGTTCCGCCGGCAGCTGGCCGGGGCCGACGAGGCCGAGGGTGAGCTGATCTGTCCGTTCGTGTTCCTGCGGGGCGACCGCCGGGGGCGGACGGAGTCGTTCGTGCGCTACCTGAACCGGCTGGCCGACCACGGGCTCGTCGACCGCGCCCACGTCGCGGGCGAGAACGGCCGGTCGTTCGCCCGTCGGGCGGCGGTCGACGTCACCGTCCACGACGCGGCGACGGACGCGCCGGAGGCGGTCCTCGACGCCGTGCTCGCGGAGGGTCAGCCCGTGATGACGATGGCCAACACGGTCCACCCGTTCATGCGGGCGTTCGTCGCGGCGATGCAGGAGCGCACGGTCGAGTCCGTGCCGATCGCGGCCGAGGTCCGCCCGACCTGA
- a CDS encoding bifunctional nuclease family protein — MTTDLSGDDADADATEGLPARIDSVRVAGTPNGPVPVVLIAVEEEGVDSAGGPDGELVGEVLPIFIGFEEARSIVRGMEAEDIGRPMTHDLTLDIVEELGGRVDRVAVSRLEEGTFFATLWLNTPRDDVTVDARPSDSLALAARTNAPLLVTRPVWEDAAEDADRFAELDDVREVFEDDE, encoded by the coding sequence ATGACCACGGACCTCTCCGGCGACGACGCCGACGCCGACGCGACCGAGGGGCTCCCCGCACGCATCGACTCGGTGCGGGTGGCTGGCACCCCGAACGGCCCGGTTCCGGTCGTCCTCATCGCGGTCGAGGAGGAAGGCGTCGACAGCGCGGGTGGCCCGGACGGGGAACTGGTGGGCGAGGTCCTCCCCATCTTCATCGGGTTCGAGGAGGCCCGCAGCATCGTCCGCGGGATGGAGGCCGAGGACATCGGCCGGCCGATGACCCACGACCTGACCCTGGACATCGTCGAGGAGCTCGGCGGCCGGGTCGACCGCGTGGCCGTCTCGCGCCTGGAGGAGGGCACCTTCTTCGCGACCCTGTGGCTCAACACGCCCCGCGACGACGTGACCGTCGACGCCCGACCGAGCGACTCGCTGGCGCTGGCCGCCCGGACGAACGCGCCGCTGCTGGTCACGCGCCCGGTCTGGGAGGACGCCGCCGAGGACGCCGACCGCTTCGCCGAACTCGACGACGTCCGCGAGGTGTTCGAGGATGACGAGTGA
- a CDS encoding ASCH domain-containing protein, translating to MSESTEADIDAGDLLPNDHVQQLALSGEVTQIHRGASQHYADEGDRFVIDDTTFEVTSVEDRTLGDMTDEDARREGSDSLEAYKKRMERVHGGNFEWDDSSTVVRYQFEPVGE from the coding sequence ATGAGCGAGTCCACCGAGGCCGACATCGACGCGGGCGACCTCCTGCCGAACGACCACGTCCAGCAGCTCGCGCTCTCGGGCGAGGTGACGCAGATCCACCGCGGCGCCAGCCAGCACTACGCCGACGAGGGCGACCGCTTCGTCATCGACGACACGACGTTCGAGGTGACGAGCGTCGAGGACCGCACGCTCGGCGACATGACCGACGAGGACGCCCGCCGCGAGGGGTCGGACTCGCTGGAGGCGTACAAGAAGCGGATGGAGCGCGTCCACGGCGGCAACTTCGAGTGGGACGACTCGAGTACGGTCGTCCGGTACCAGTTCGAGCCGGTCGGGGAGTGA
- the pdxT gene encoding pyridoxal 5'-phosphate synthase glutaminase subunit PdxT: MTLTAGVLAVQGDVSEHADAIRRAAATHGEEAVVHEIRHAGTVPDCDVLLMPGGESTTISKTIAEEGIDDEIVGHVDAGKPVLATCAGLIVVSRDAGDERVATLDLVDVTVERNAFGRQRDSFQAPLDVAGLDSPFPAVFIRAPVIDAVGDEVDVLATWNGRPVAVRDGPVVGTAFHPELTEDSRVHDLAFFEGTPAERDTAAADD, encoded by the coding sequence ATGACACTCACGGCCGGCGTCCTCGCGGTCCAGGGGGACGTCTCCGAACACGCCGACGCCATCCGGCGGGCGGCGGCCACCCACGGCGAGGAGGCGGTCGTCCACGAGATCCGGCACGCCGGCACCGTCCCCGACTGCGACGTGCTCCTCATGCCCGGCGGGGAGTCGACGACCATCTCGAAGACCATCGCCGAGGAGGGTATCGACGACGAGATCGTCGGTCACGTCGACGCCGGCAAGCCCGTCCTGGCCACCTGCGCGGGCCTCATCGTCGTCAGCCGTGACGCGGGCGACGAGCGCGTCGCGACGCTGGACCTCGTCGACGTGACCGTCGAGCGCAACGCCTTCGGCCGCCAGCGCGACTCCTTCCAGGCGCCGCTGGACGTCGCCGGCCTCGATTCACCGTTCCCGGCGGTCTTCATCCGCGCGCCCGTCATCGACGCCGTGGGCGACGAGGTCGATGTGCTCGCGACGTGGAACGGCCGCCCGGTCGCGGTGCGTGACGGCCCCGTCGTCGGCACCGCCTTCCACCCGGAGCTGACCGAGGACTCGCGGGTCCACGACCTCGCGTTCTTCGAGGGGACGCCCGCCGAACGAGACACGGCGGCGGCCGACGACTGA